The following is a genomic window from Phalacrocorax carbo chromosome 19, bPhaCar2.1, whole genome shotgun sequence.
agtgtttttatacaactggaggaaagaaattgTATAAAACTTGGCAGCTGTTCCCAAGCATATTTCTAACAGCCTGGCTATTAGGAATGCTGCAGTCTGACAGGTACACAGCAGACCTCCCCGAGCCACCTCATGAGCAGCCATACTCACCAAGTGCTTTGCAGAGTTCTGGATTTTTGATCCCAATGGTTTTCaacctctgcagcagctctcctgaggTCATCTGCCGCACTAAGTACAGCCCCACGGAATAGCTCTAAtgagagaaggaaggggaaaaaatgagcgAGGCTGCTCTTTCGCACTCGTTCACGCAGTCCTGCGCCATCTCCTTGGGCACGTACCTTCCCGTAATTCCCCCAGGTAATGGTGATGCGATTGGTCGCTGCAGACAAGTACATGAGATGGGTGAGGTTGATGGGACGACAGGGCCTTTTAGGTTCCACTCCAGGTTTGTTTGATGGATAGTAGCCCTAAGGCAGAAAGAGTAAATATATAtctctagattttttttttttactcaagATGCTTCTATGTGGGTACATCTATTCATCAGCTTCACTAAATTCTACTCACCCACAgttttcgggggggggggggggaagagaagggagctgaaCAGTCAGACCAAGCACAAAGTAAAAAGGACTGAGCCTTTTTACAAGAACAGTTTATTAACAACATAGCTAATCCATTAGAAAATTAGCTTTAAACTAAGCTGTGCACGTTTATACTCCGGCCTCTTGCCTGCATTAATCAGGAAACCAATTTCCTTCTAAATTACACAAGTCCTTCCAAAGTTGCAATGTCACACCTCCTGGCTGAGCTGACTTACCGGCACTGAGCAGTAACTATGATTCACTTTCACTGCAATGTTCGGAGGGTACTGATCCTCCTGAGGAGAACTAGTGTCTGTGTAACAGATTCTGTAAAGAAATGACACATCTCAATATCCCCGTGCTGTTTTCATGTTCAAAGCTCTCTGCACATCAACAGCTACCAGCAGCCAACCATCACCACACCAACCCATGCTCCCTCGTCTGGCCAAAGCAAAGCCAATTCCACTTGGCTCTCCCAGATCAGATGCAGGCTTGATACCTGGGTGGCAAAATCTGACACTGCTGTGTTCTACCGCGGCACTAACTCAAGCAGTAGATGTAGGAAGAGGTTAGAAGGTAGAGTTTAAGATGCTTGCGTTAGGCATGTGAACAAACGATTTACTGTAATGAACTTTGTAGCTATCAAAACcacaatatatatttatattttggtAGTgcattccctcctcccctgttCCGCACCCGATGTTACATCAACCCCATGCTCAGACATACCTTAGCACAACCTGAACTGATTTCACACCAGGTTGCAACTCCCTAGtaaattaaagaagaaacagaaacttcaGATTAATCatgttaaacaaacaaaccaaacccccaaaagaCCAATCAACccccccacaaaaaaccccagacaaccAAAATCAGCTGTCACTTTTGCCAGACTCGAGAGTtctagttgttttttttaatagacctTTAAAGAACTACTTTACAGAATTGTTTAAATTGTACCATTCCCTTTGCAAATATCAGTGGtcctctaattttttttcttaatgcacCATCCTACGGCCTTTCTCTGGGTTTTCAAAACTATAAAAGTGTTGGGTGAAAAATATCAATTTGCCTGGCATCCTTTTGCTAATTTGTAcgcatttacaaaaaaaactAGGTTTTAAGGTCAGGTTTACTTGACAGTGGTCTTTGAAGACTCTCTTTGTTCAATTATTCAGCTAAAGCTGTTATTGCAAACCAAGGAACCAAGTATTACAGCACCAGTAGAACAACTGTTAGCCTTGCTAACTTCAGTAGTGCTATTCATAATGGGATTTCAAATGGTATCAGGAAAGCAACATATCCCAGAACAAGGGTATTTTATGAGAAATCTTTATACGCAGGTGTAAAACATACTCTAATTTCTGCACAGGATGCAAGGCCTTAGATAAGATCCCCAAATTAGTCTTGATTTGCCTCTTAAAGCATTTGACATCCCAATTCGGTGTTTTAGTAAAACTATTTTGATTTTGGGGGTGGAAGGGATGGACCCTCAGTTCAGCTGACAGACAGGAGCTGATGTAGCAGCTTTAGAGCTGGGGGAAACATCTGGTACCACCCACAAGCAGTGGAAGATGGACCTGTGCTGAGTGATCATTCTAGACTCTCACTGAAATCCCTGCTGTGAAATATTGAAGTTGTGTTACTGACAACAAAAGTTTTCTCACAAATCtaaatatgtggaaaaaagagCGTCAAGAATCAGCTACAACACGTGTAGTCTTTTATCACCCTTAAAGACTTCTGTGGTATatcatttcctttctgttatgTCTTCAGGCAGCTTCCCCTGCACTGCTTCTGTTGACCTACTGGGATCACAACAGCAATCAAGCACTGGATAGTCAAGAAACATCATCTTTCTCCAACTCTATGATAACAGTATGACTTTACCgtaaagagaaatatttaaaggcTTTACACTTAGTTTTGGAGGACCTCTTCTGCATCATTGTCCTTTCACAGCCACAAGGACCAAGGGAGCAGGTCAGCACAAGAGGAAGCCTTACTGCCTGCACTGACATCTCTTAGGCTTTTTCATTGTTTGAATCAAAAGTTGCATCATGACAGAGGTCAGGGTTAACCCTAATCTTTCTCACACAGTTACTATAGCAGGCTTTACAACAAGGAAGCTTGCTTTCAGATGCAAACAGGGTTACACAAATAGCTTTTGAACTTTTGATGCAAAGTAAAATCTGCAAATATTCACAACACAAGCTCAAGCGAGTATTTAGGTCATCAACAATTTCATACTGCTTTTCCTGCCCACATACTATTCAAAAGCAAGACTAGAGGAGCAGAAGTGAAACTTAGGGACTTAGATGGGTAGAACTGTAGCTttgggggaggtgggaggtATCTGCTTTACATGAGAAGCAGCCTGTTTGCTAGTGTCCTCAAACAAACTGTGTTTCCTTGCAGAGAACAAAAGCTTCTGGAGAGGGAACACAGAGGAATTATGCAGCTACATTTCCTTGAACTGTTAATACCAAATGAGAAGTACCTGGAATTTCTGATCAGCTCCACTTGTCTTGGTGTTAATGCAAAAATGCACGGACTTTCCTGAAGCTTCTCATTATTCTGTggaactgaagaggaaaaaaagactgtacATCAAACTGATATCTAGCTCTTCTTACACTGCTAAGCACAAGGTGATTTTTTTGATGTTCTGAGCTATGCTTACTTCTAAGTCTTGTTTTCTCCCATACAGCTGCACAAGAACTCCATCATGCATTTTGGTAAATCTACCGGTGATTACAGCTGTGCTCATTCACTACTTGCCTGTTTTGCTAGTTAGCGCACTAATAGTACACACTGGATTTGGACCTGCTTattatttcccctttttcctcccctcaaaCAATCCATGAGCCAACATTCATGTGCTCATATTAGAACAAACCATAAGCGGTGTCACAATGTGGAGACTAGAACTCAAAGAAGCATAAAAAGAGACCTATGCATGACATGAAAGCATGAAACCACCAGACTAATCAGTCTGattctggaaaagaaaggaaacaagatCATCAGCTTAGATAATAAAAAAGCATCACAAAAACCAGctgtaagaaacaaaacaggacTTAAACACACAACCTTGAGGGTGCTTTTATAGGTAGGGCGTTACAGCAGTCCGCTTTCAGAAGCGCTTAACTGAGAACCTGGCATTAATTGTGGCCCTTTATCCGTTGGCGATTAAGACCCAATGTATTTAACATGGTTAAAATGAAGCCTGAGATGTGGAAAACCTATGTTACGGCTCCTGCTTAGTACCTTAATAAACTTAATAAAGTTCAAACACATTAAGGTTTATTGTCAGTACACGTTTCCAACTGAAGTCAAGGCCCTGGGCTGGTGAAAGCCACAGGACAAACACAAAGAACAGGAAGTgagaaaatggcttttctttttagcaataattgtttttttttctttgcatcacTGTAATTGCTAGCTTATTCAAAGCTAATATACCAGAATTTGAGAGGTAGAAAAGTGTGCTTTACTGTCTATGAACAAGATGAGATGAAGGAAGGATAAAACCTCAACAGCACTAAGATTTTGGAAGACACGGTGACAATCTGATTCACTGGCTACAGATATTTCCCTTTGGTaattcagctttaaaaacacaaaacgGGCTTTCagaaatagtaatttaaaaaattaaggtaTCTTTATGGACTTTCAATTTAATTGCAGTTTCCATCCAAACGTCTCTTGACCAAAACAACCATTGAGGAATAAAGCATTTCATAAGGACTGTTAATTTTAGAAAGTGATGAATGGTAAGAACaaccaaaaaataattttattattgcttAAATAACTGTCCATAGACACACTGTCCTCCTGGTTGTTGACCTACACAAAGCAAACCTGATTAGGAAAACTGAGAAGTTgctcacattttattttgcacttttaTCAGCCCACCCTTCTTTCACTAAACAAGCACCTGGCTGCTGGAAGCcggctggctgcagcactgaCTGGCCCCAGAGGATGCCATCAGCAATGGAAGTTAAACCTTGTGAAGCATCCAACAAATTTGCTATCGCTTCTCCAGCAAAACATTCTAGCATTAAAACCAGCATGCTACTGCATTTCTAAACAGGTAATTTGCTCGTTTCTGTGACACACCAAATAGctgctgacacaccagaagcGAGGGCCGCTCAGGAGCTGAGGCTGAAAGACCACAGCTCCCATGCACAGGGTGCGATGGTAAGTTtgcacagcagccctggctgcaaaGCACCAGCTATCAAGGGGATACACGGCACGACTGTGCAACCACTGTTATAGGAAAActgcagggatgaatgtcacaggctcctgacagatgttctgcagaagacctttattgtcagcttttTACTGCTTATATATCTTTTCAACACATTCCTCACACGATCacacaaacaatttctgttatttgtcagctagctctaagcaCACACCTTATGTTacattctaataggctgttctattCGTGCTACTTCATTTGTTTTGGCTTAAATTCTTCTTGGCATTTCCCACACTCTTGTCTGTTTTTTACTGCCAcattgcttcagttcaaggacatgtcaaacagtgctaagttacttgcaaattcatcccccaCAGAAAACAAGAGTCAGATGCCTCCATTTCTCTACAGCTACATCATTAGCAACTCTCCTCTTTGTGCATGAAGAgaagtgagcagcagcagcacgtGTTCCccatttgctttgtttctcactGTGAAAGACCTTTCTCCAGGCAAGAATTGAGGGGTACTTCCCAGCTGTGCTCACTGAAAGCTGCTGGAGAGTCACACAAAGCACTCCAACATTACCTgggcaaaaaacccaaagtgctgaaggaaaaaaaaaaaacagaagaagatAGAGAAGATAGAGCACTGAACAGACTCGGGGTGTGTCCATGCACACCTTGTTGCCAGCAGCAATCAGAACTGGATGCTTTGGAGAAAAGCGCAAGAGAACTTCCCCCAaaagactggaagaaaaagtgCTGTGAGACAGACCTGCGTAAAGAGCCAATTCTCCTTCAAAATCTTAACACTTGAAAATAAGCCCAAACTCTAGGAGATACACTTTTAGGGTACCTCATGagctatttatttctttgctgagcagccagaaaaaaaatttacttttttttaaagctaaatattttaagataacTGAGTTTCATCCTTTCTCCAGGACAGTTGCCTCAGCACACAACTTGGCTCCTTTACTTGTAAAACGGCTGCTGGgatcaatttatttaaaaaattgatttcCTGCTATTGTCAACTGTTAAGACTGAGCTCAATCGGCAATCCTCAGAATGAGTCAAGACATAAAACTTCCAAAACCCAAAAGGACTTGGCAAACCACATTCAAGACTTCAGCCCAAGGTAATTGCAATGGATTCCCATTCTGAGCAGCCAGCATCATCTGCAGCTCTCAATCTGGCAGGCTAGACCATGCCGTGCAAAATAAGGTATACATTGATTTCAGGGCTTTAGGGTTTCCCTGCACCAAGGGGattcttggtttctttttttttttaaaaaaggtaacaTTCCTCACTATTATACTTATTGATCAAACTCACTAAAGGCATTATACATCCTCAGGAAAGAGAGATTATATTATCACCATGGCTGTAGATCCCAAAGATAGAACAGCCTGAGAtgagctgctggcaggaggcTTCTGTAGGGCTGAGGAGCTCATTGCAAGTCCTCATTCACACCCCTACACTTCCAAAACAGCCCACTTCAGGGCACAATGCAATATATacatggtgggttttttcctccttggctATTGGAACCATTCTGACCAGACTGAAGGTCATTTGTGTCCACGTGGGGGCCTGGGGAGACAGGACAAGTTGACTCTAAcatcttttattatttgtaagCAGCGGAAGCACTCATTTTAAAGCATACCACAGTTTGTTTAGGTGGATATAGCAACAGCTTGAGCACATGCTTTTGCTGGGATTCTTTGGAGATCACCCAACACGGCGGCATTTGCTCTGCAGTCAGGGGAAGGCAGTTGCCTTTGTCACAAAATCTGTGGCCCTGTTTGCAGCAACTGAAGTCCAGCTTCAGAGGAAGGGGCTGGAGCAACTACTTCTATGCGACAGAAAAGCAACCCCACCACTGCAAGGCAGGTATTACCAAAagggcaaaaccaaaaaaatcctgtttacATTGACTGCAGCAGGACCTCCCAGCCTCCATGGCCTTCTGTTCCCACAGCTGCACCGCAAGATCTCCTTTGGCACCCCTCCAGGAGAAGACCAGAAGCCTCAGTATCTGCAGCGAGTACAGGCTGTCACAGCTAAcattccaaacaaaaaaataattcagaattcCTTACAGCACACTATTGCTGTCAAAAACTATATTCACACTGCTTTACCCAGAAAGATGCCAGAGGGTAAGTCTGCTTATCAACGAGGTGCCCAGATACCACAGAGCTCACGTAAACACTCTGCTTGTTAGCTACTTAAAATATAATGCAGGAAAGATATTAGTATTCATCCCCTCTAAAAAGGTATCTGATCAATCTTAATTTTAAGCCTTATCTACCCAAGAGAATTGCAGAGATTGCAGTAAATTAGAATAATTCTTTCATGTTGACATCCTTAGACCAAACCagaaagctgcagcagaagcGGTTTCCACGTAGATAACTCAGATGCTAAACTCAATACTTAAATTGACAAACTGTGTGTGCAGCTACCAAATACGAGAGATTAACTGGCTCACAATGGACCTAATTATCTGCTTTTAGCAGAAGCCACCTTTGTCTACAAGTCCAATAGTAATTTGATAGTCCTTCAGGGAATCTGCTTGCCTACAGACCAAATGAGGCATCGCTCACCTCACCTTTGATCTCAATGCAATCACCTCAGAGAGGCAAGAGAGCCTTTTCATTAAGATAGATGCTTCCAACTGAGGTCCAGAACATATAAAATTAAGCTTCCCCTACTCCCACCATGGCTATATGCTTAAAATACCCTATTTCCCTAGGCTCCAAAAGAGGTActacaacagcagctgggagttTCTAAATGCATCTGAGGTCTTAAATCTCTTTCAGGTACTTCCACGTTACGAGTTTGAGGTTGACAAGGAGCTTATGCTTGGTCCAAAGACAGAATGTGAAATCTAGGCAACAAAGCATGAACTGCTGCAGCTTCCATATGGAAAACCACTCCATTTTCCTCAGAGTGCTTTGTTTTATCATCCTTCCACACCAAGCAGAGCCCCATACAAGCCTAACTGCTGATGTCAAAGGTGTTCCAGCCAGCAATGGGGAGCAGGTGATATCTATGCAGTGTTGAAATAACCCTAGttttacagagaaataaatgcttCTTTATTCACATTGATGTAGGCAGAAGGAATTAGAGTTGCAGGTCACCAGGTTGGGAAAATTAAACAAGTGTCTAGAAGATGTTGTTTGGTTCTAACTGGCTGACCAGGACAATGAACACCTTCAGGTTCATACCCAGGTACTCATCACCAATCCCCACCGTCATGCAGAAAACACTCATCAAAAGGGAAAATTAGTCAAATATGCTTTAGGGAACAAGCTGACCTGAGGGAGGGGTCAGCTAACAGAGGCGAGAAACTAAATTTAATGAGACCTTGGTTCTGATCCGATGTAGAAGATTTAATGTCAACTTTTAACAAAATCCATTAATCACAATAAGTATATCCAGGCTCTTCTCTCCCTGGACGTTTCCaccttttgaaaatgtgttttcattcaAAAGACTACATTTGCATTCCCAACTAAAACACCACCCCACATTTAAGACTGAACTAACCCATTCCccaaacagcatttaaaatattttagctttacACTGGTAGTCACTGTTTTAATAGTCTCTGCATTAACATATTTGATGCCTCCAAATTAAGATGAAAATGACATAGTCTGATGAATTAGTCTTCTTTTGTACCTGCACAATTGTATCTTCATCTATGTTTTTCCTCCAATCCCCAcacaaatcaaatattttttccaaagacagACCAGCTTCCCAAGTTCTAGGTTAATTTAGCAGCAAAGCCTGGTATTACCACATTGACTTTGAGACACTGTGGCTCAGCAGACTACAACAATAGTTCTCCTCTGCATACTCTGTCTTCACTACAAGAACATCACATTTAACATCAGTGACAATACTCTTTGCTTCTCAGAAttgaagtaatgaaaaattgAGTCTCCTAGCCCCAGGGTGgggaaaaataacttctttcagTTTTCCTAGTTGCCCCTCAAAATACACAGCATCATGCACAAATAACAGTGacaagcacaaaaaaaagtcagaaatgcTGTTTGATGCATGTACCACTCTCTTTCATCCACAGGAGGCTTTAGGTCAGGTattttaagcactgaaaaacaGCATTAGTGTAGAAGATGCCAGCATACTTGCTTAGCACAGGTGTGACACCAACACAGAAAGATTTCATCAATATACTGCCAAGTTACAGAGATGGAAGACACAGTACAATTCACAGCAAGACTGCAACGTGCCATGCAGCAGCATTTCCAACGGAGGCTATGAAAGCTGCAGCCAAACAAGACAGGCTTTCAAATTACATCTCAAAGTGACCACATTCCTGcttgaagacaagggaaaaaaacagatatAAATATTCTCTAAACTCTAAgtaggaggggagagaggggggagaGGAAGGCATCCACCACCATACTAATCAGTCTCTCCTCTGTCACATGACTTTACAAATCCTTGAAAACATGGTCATCTTTTTGAGACTTAAgcctgtttcatttttctctcccagaCTGAGTCCATCACACATGCATCAGCGTACTGGAAACTCACCTAATTCTGTTGGCTTCAACAGTTCATCCAGGGTCGTATAGAAGGGAAGTTTCACCAGCCGAACTTCAGGCTTCGCAGCTTTGGGCGGCAGCCTTCCCAGTCCGTTAAGATATTTCCCATAGAGCGCGGAATAGTCAATATTAGTAGTGGAGATAGAAGTCTGAGCAACAGTGCTCCCGCGGTCGCACGATGAATGTATGGAGAGTGTCTCTGGAGACCGGTGCTGCTGCGGCTGGGGCTGGGTGACTTCAGAGCTCTTCTTGGTGTAGCGAGTCTCATAGAGCTCCTTAATTTTCTTGAACACTTCAGGGCTGCAGTCAAATTGGACCAATTGCAATGCTCTGGTGACTAGTTCATGTTTAAGTCCGCTTTTACTCCTGCcaacaaaacccagcaacatCTGAAGATCTGAGACTCGGAAACTCATCACCATGTTCTAGGggataaaaaattaaaaatgttcttacagttataaaaatgcaaagtgtCAGCTCTCACTATACTCTATAACTGAAATCCAAAACACTAAAAGCATCCCTTATATGAAAGACTCCAAACCTTCTGTTCAAATCAGCTGTTATTCACCTGATTAGCATCCCATTTCTCAGGTACTTGTTTGAGCAAAGCAAATACAAAGACCATCAACTGAAATACCACCAAACTGTGAGAAACAACACAACAGTCATCGAATCACTCAAAAATCATTTGTGATAAACGCTAAGCATCCTCAAGACAGTATGACTAGAAACGAGAGTGaccacaaaggaaaacagctcaAAGAGCAGGCTCCACACATGAAAGAGCGCATTAACTCCTTTACCACAGAGGCTCAAAGCATCCACACTTCCCAGGCACCTTTGGGTAACAGAGCTACATTAAAAACTTCACCTAAAATGGTATTAGCATaaggcaaaggaagaaaatgagtgTGAACTGGAAGGCAGCTGACATTTAAGTGAATGGGGCTGCCAATCCTTTCATACTACATTTCAGTGCACCTGCATATTATCTGTACgggaaaaaaagccctccaAAGTCCTTCCTACACATACaggatactttaaaaaaaataccatgtaTTTTAGACTATGGAAAGATATTAAAAGACTGTTAAAGAGAGCAATATCTTCCCATGAGAACAATGCCTCCAAACTCTATCTGGGTGCTTTGCCAAGTCCTCCCCCACGGTCACAGCCAGTAGCTGCCTTTGCCGTTGCACTGGTACTATCTATTTCAGGGGTTTGTCAAGCAGTAAAAAACTATCTCCGTCTTCAAAAATTTACTCTCTTGCTGCTGTGGAAACTCAGGAGAACTGTAACTGTCAGCAGATTCAAAGACCACAGTATGCTATACGGCAACTTTCCATCAGACTAAGAACTAGAAATTATTGCTGTTAAAACTATACTAGAGTCTGGTCAGACTGACTGTTCAGGTCTCTCTTATGACAAAGCAACCTTATGAATGCACAAGACAAGCTCATCAAGCACGTGTTACTGAAAATTCAGGCTGCCCTGAAAATATACTTGATAGGTACCCACAAGTATTCACTCACTATGCCTCCTGGTTTGTGGAAAACACAGGAATTCAAAAAGAAACCCCAGCTGCACAGTGAAAACCCCCAGAAGCAGAGACCCAGCAGCTCTCTCTTCCCCAGTCTATACTCCACTCTTGTTTGtggattaaattttttaaaaaagtataaaagaCAAATTTCTGTAGAAGTTAATAATAGCCTTGTAATTTCCTGGAATAAAACagatatggattttttttaattaacaaagcCACTACTGACTCCAGAAACATTAACAACCGCTTCTGCATACGTGGGAATTAGACTACAGagaaaaagtgattttattttctcctttttttcatgaAATCTGTCATTTAATCTGGAAGCCCAAAAAATGTTACACAAACATCACTGGTTGTAGTTAAAATTTTTGATAGTCATGTGTCCCAAAATACCTTtgatgagagaaaaaaaaaggcagataactttagaggaaagaaagaatgttTAATTGCCAGAAAGTCAGGATTCAAAGGATCTGGATTCATACCACTGCTTCACTAGATACCACCTGTACAATCTTTGAGAAATCTAGCTTCTGCGTCTCAGTTTTCTCCAAAATGGAGACTGTATTGTCCTTTATGTAGCACTTTGAGGATAAATAGCATATTTGCAAAGATAAATACATCAAGGTGGTATAAATACTTCAACAGTGGGGTACCGGGGAAGTCACAGGAGCACAGCAGGCAGGTATTGCTGCACTCACTGCTCCTACAGCACCTGTCAACTTGGGACTGCCAGTGCATAAAGCAGAGTTTGAGCTGACAGTCTTCTGCAGTTTACATTTAGAATGATTTAAGATCCAGAAGGATGACCAGATTCAAGCAGTAACAGAAGAACAAGCTTCAGACAAAGAAAATCTGTCACTGATGCTTCAACCTGTGCGATAGTATGAGCAGTAGAGAGATCACATTAACTACTGAAACTGTTAATGCTAAAGTCTATTCCTCCCACCAAGGAAGCCTTGCATGTGAGCGGCACAGAGCCTGTCAAACACCCGCTATGGGGACAACCACAACACCTCGAAGcacaccacctcctcctctggagTCCTGGGCAAAGCTCATGACACAGAGGGCAGCACCTCTCAAAACAAGACTCttccaaatcttttttttttttgagccatTTAGCCACATCCTCACTGATGAGCTGATCCTGCAGGGACTAAACACTTTTTGTGTTAGCATTGCTCAATAAGCACCCTCAGCACCATCTTCCCCATAATACTGTTGGGTAAAGCCCGCTCCAGTGCTGCCAGCCgctcctctgtgctgccacGCACCAACAGCGGGACACGGAGAAGCCCCAGCTCTcagaggggtgctggggaagggggacccagggggaaaaggaggaacccacagcagagcagggaccCTTTCCCTCCAAAGGCCCAATGGGGTCCATAAGCCACCTTGGAAGCACAATGCAACTTCAGGCACCTTTGCCACAAAGACATTCACGCCAAGGAGCTGCCCCAAGCCTCCCCACCACAGAGAGCCGGGGTCTCTGCCCCAACACCGGGCACGGCTCGTCCCACCGCCATGCCCCAGGCCACGGCGAGCCGGGCAGAGCCGGGCCGGGGCCTCCCGAGCCCTCCGCGCCCCGCCCCCGAaccggccccggggagcccggGGTGGGCCGCGGAGAGGCGGCCGGGACAGAGGCGGGGAGACTGGGGAAGAACCTCCGCCGGGCAGCGGAGGAAAAGAAGCCACCTGCGCTAATTAATCACTGGGAATTAACTGCGGGGGAGGCCGAGACCcggcccgggggcgggcggctccccggggctggggcaggcgcGGGGTCTGCGGAGGccggggtggggcagcccctgAGGTAAATGGGGGGGATGGTCCCGGAGCGCCACCTccccggctcccgccgccggggccaGGGCCGAGGCCGTGTCGCCCGcccaccacccccccgccgGGATCCACCCGGTTTGGCCCAGCCCGGTCCAGCACAAGGCCTCGCCATTGG
Proteins encoded in this region:
- the PIAS4 gene encoding E3 SUMO-protein ligase PIAS4, encoding MAAELVEAKNMVMSFRVSDLQMLLGFVGRSKSGLKHELVTRALQLVQFDCSPEVFKKIKELYETRYTKKSSEVTQPQPQQHRSPETLSIHSSCDRGSTVAQTSISTTNIDYSALYGKYLNGLGRLPPKAAKPEVRLVKLPFYTTLDELLKPTELVPQNNEKLQESPCIFALTPRQVELIRNSRELQPGVKSVQVVLRICYTDTSSPQEDQYPPNIAVKVNHSYCSVPGYYPSNKPGVEPKRPCRPINLTHLMYLSAATNRITITWGNYGKSYSVGLYLVRQMTSGELLQRLKTIGIKNPELCKALVKEKLRLDPDSEIATTGVHVSLICPLVKMRLSVPCRAETCAHLQCFDAVFYLQMNEKKPTWMCPVCDKPAPYDQLIIDGLLSKILTECEDADEIEYLVDGSWCPIRAEKERSCSPQCPILVLGSPDVNRLLPTPNGNGENGKATADIVDLTLDSSSSEEEEEEDEEDDDDEGPQPKRRCSYEKGLVSAC